The nucleotide window CGGGAGTCCGTAGCGGTGGTGGTGCAATTGCTCCGCCACGAGGTCAACCGCAGCAGCTCCGAGGGCGTCCATGTGGTGGTTGACCCCTGCAGCAGGAGAGGCGAGCCCGGCCGTGTTGATCAGCGCATATGCGCACGCTTGCGGGATTGGGATGCCGTTTTTGCGTAAAAGCTCCGCAGCATCCGCCCAGCCGATGAGCGCATCCGGGCGATACTGGTGAAACCAGGCGAGGAAACGCCGGTCGTCCCACTGTTCGAGCACGAGCGGTGGAATAATGTCGAAGCCGGCAGGGGCGGGGGTGGATTGCCGGGCGAGGAAGCTGGCCAGCCACATGCCCTCCGTGCGCAGGTTGGATTCGACGGAAAGGGCAAACCCGATCCGCCGGTAACCGCGTTCCCTCAGTTCATCCCAAGCCAGGGAGAGCGCTTGGTACTGCTGGCTGCAGGCGCGATGCAGGCGCGGCTCCTGAAGCGAAAAACCGCAGGTGGCGGCGGCGAAGTGTTCCCAGCCCAGATTGGGAATCATCGTACAGGACTGGGGCTGAGGGCCGACGATGACACCGCGAATGCCGCGATTGCGCAGAATACTGCCGAGGCGTTTAGCAGTCATGTTTTTCTCCTTGAGCCAGTAAGGCTGTAGTTGAAAACCGATACTATGAGCATGGACCTGAGCACCGGTGTAAAGCTCGGTATAGGCGGGAGAATCTTGCCAACCGTCGCGGGTGGACTCGGACGTGATCCAGGCGATAGTCTCGGGCTGTGCAGTTCGGTTCAGGCGTAAGTGCCCCATGAGACGGCTGACTTCCGGATCGGGGCGGTAACCGTGGGGTCCCAAGCAAAACGCTAATCGTCACGATTCTCAGTTTTTAGCTTTCAAACCGAGGTCTCACGCATTGTTGCTTATCGGGTCATTTTTACGCTGAGAGTTCGACCTCCTGTTTGTTTTCGGGTTGGGACTCGCGAAAATAATAGTTCAGCAAGCCTCCTAGCCGTTCACTTTTACGAATAGCTGAGGATTTATCGGGCTTGGCGGGCGAGTATGGAAAAGGGATCAAATTGTTCAAACCCTGATGGTTGCGTTCGTGGTGATAGTGCTCAACGTAGTTTTCGACGGCTTTTCGCAGGGATTTTTCACCGAGAAAAATGAGGTGATCGAGGCATTCGGTTTGCATGGATTTGACGAAGCGCTCGGCGTAGCCGTTTTGCTGGGGTGTGCCAATTCGGGTCTGGATGATCTTAATTCCGGAGCTTTTGAGCGTCTTGCGAAATGTCTGGGTATAGAGCGGGTCGTGGTCGCAGATGAAGTATTTCATGCCATTAAGAATCCCGTCCTCAGCATCGGTTAAGTTTCGGGCAACCTGTTCCATGACGCAACCGTCGGTTTGGCAGCCGATGTGCGCGATATGGACCTGGCGTTTGGCCAGCGACATGACAAAGAATACGTGAAAGCGGACCAGTCCTCGTAACGTCCAAACCTCGACGTTGAGAAAATCGGCAACGGCCATCACGTCCATGTGGGAACGCACGAAAGTTTTCCAGTTGGATTGCTTTGCGCGTTCGGGAGCGGGGAGGATACCTGCGGCGCGAAGAATGTTGCCCACCGTCGTATCGCTGACGGTGTGTCCAAGATTTTCCAGTGTGCCTTGGATTCTGCCGTAACCCCAGTCGGGATTCTCTTCGGCAAGCTTCACACAAAGTTCTCGAATGATCGCCATTTCCTTTTGGCGTTCGGTTTGAGCGTGCCGCTTCGCCGTGTATTTGGCGGCAATGAGCCTGCGGTGCCAAGCCATCAGCGTGCTTGGCGTCACGAGATTCGCATACTCCTGAAGAGTTGCCCAGCCGAGTTTCTTCCCCTTTTAGCTAAACTGCGACGTTGGGCGTTGGTCAGGTCTAGCGTCTTGCCGGTGGCGTCAAACTGCTGCTTGAGGATGCGGTTTTCCTCAA belongs to Ruficoccus amylovorans and includes:
- a CDS encoding LacI family DNA-binding transcriptional regulator; the encoded protein is MGPHGYRPDPEVSRLMGHLRLNRTAQPETIAWITSESTRDGWQDSPAYTELYTGAQVHAHSIGFQLQPYWLKEKNMTAKRLGSILRNRGIRGVIVGPQPQSCTMIPNLGWEHFAAATCGFSLQEPRLHRACSQQYQALSLAWDELRERGYRRIGFALSVESNLRTEGMWLASFLARQSTPAPAGFDIIPPLVLEQWDDRRFLAWFHQYRPDALIGWADAAELLRKNGIPIPQACAYALINTAGLASPAAGVNHHMDALGAAAVDLVAEQLHHHRYGLPAIPKIVMVECSWSDGPNVPQRHGHKPGRRRTGK
- a CDS encoding integrase core domain-containing protein, producing MAWHRRLIAAKYTAKRHAQTERQKEMAIIRELCVKLAEENPDWGYGRIQGTLENLGHTVSDTTVGNILRAAGILPAPERAKQSNWKTFVRSHMDVMAVADFLNVEVWTLRGLVRFHVFFVMSLAKRQVHIAHIGCQTDGCVMEQVARNLTDAEDGILNGMKYFICDHDPLYTQTFRKTLKSSGIKIIQTRIGTPQQNGYAERFVKSMQTECLDHLIFLGEKSLRKAVENYVEHYHHERNHQGLNNLIPFPYSPAKPDKSSAIRKSERLGGLLNYYFRESQPENKQEVELSA